One genomic segment of Sorex araneus isolate mSorAra2 chromosome X, mSorAra2.pri, whole genome shotgun sequence includes these proteins:
- the LOC101538763 gene encoding thioredoxin-like: MVEQIDSKVAFQEALNGAGDKLIVVDFSATWCRPCKMIKPFYHSLSEKYSNVVFLEVDVDDCQDVASECEVKCMPTFQLFKKGQKVGKFSGANKEKLEATINEFI; encoded by the coding sequence ATGGTGGAGCAGATTGATAGCAAGGTTGCTTTTCAGGAAGCCTTGAACGGTGCAGGAGATAAGCTCATAGTAGTTGACTTCTCAGCCACGTGGTGTAGACCTTGCAAAATGATCAAGCCTTTCTATCATAGCCTCTCTGAAAAGTATTCCAATGTGGTGTTCCTGGAAGTAGATGTGGATGATTGCCAGGATGTTGCTTCAGAGTGTGAAGTCAAATGCATGCCAACCTTCCAGTTATTCAAAAAGGGACAAAAGGTGGGCAAGTTTTCTGGAGCGAATAAGGAAAAACTTGAAGCCACCATTAATGAATTCATCTAA